The following are encoded in a window of Malassezia japonica chromosome 7, complete sequence genomic DNA:
- a CDS encoding uncharacterized protein (EggNog:ENOG503PM70): protein MRTAEPGMHVPSTRGRKRKNPLQPSAWDPASAARSNMPRASGMPGQQTPIVKRPYYNLVFGTEQDEDVADSLVDTLDVITPRDLAAARYAQNHELLEKVFGPHRMDAMQPPTSPYAHTSKKQLEDQLAPIDAEIAAMQEAHKERLAALQAESRPDDEEGGEAWEQAPSQGKILGIGHIRTPPSPEIAAQLAARREAAPPAEPDATTTASIAQINEAHGVEAPAEPAPPAAPQEATEGES from the exons atgcgcacggccgagcCAGGGATGCATgtgccgtcgacgcggGGGCGCAAGCGGAAGAATCCGCTCCAGCCCTCGGCCTGGGACCCAGCCAGTGCCGCGAGGTCCAATatgccgcgcgcatcgggCATGCCGGGGCAGCAGACGCCGATCGTGAAGCGGCCCTACTACAACCTCGTGTTTGGCAccgagcaggacgaggacgtggCCGACTCGCTCGTCG acacgctcgacgtaATCACACCGCGCGacctcgctgcggcgcggtaTGCACAGAACCACGAGCTACTGGAAAAGGTGTTTGGTCCGCACCGCatgg ATGCGATGCAGCCGCCTACGTCGCCGTATGCACACACCAGCAAGAAGCAGCTCGAAGACCAGCTTGCGCCGATCGATGCAGAGATCGCGGCTATGCAAGAAGCACACAAGGAAcgtctcgctgcgctccagGCCGAATCACGGCcggacgacgaagagggGGGAGAGGCGTGGGAGCAGGCGCCGAGCCAGGGAAAGATCCTCGGTATCGGCCACATCCGCACACCGCCTTCGCCCGagatcgccgcgcagcttgccgcacgccgtgaggcggcgccgcccgccgagcccgacgCGACGACCACGGCGTCCATTGCGCAGATAAACGAGGCAcacggcgtcgaggcgccggccgagcCGGCACCTCCTGCAGCTCCGCAAGAGGCCACCGAGGGCGAGTCGTAG
- a CDS encoding uncharacterized protein (EggNog:ENOG503NWHS; COG:H) has protein sequence MAQGADAAPTPAFCSLRWRVYWGDLPSHTPSTWSAQAAAQRRAYRHLCATFRKRLEAPVPNEPLDPLQSGAKNVWQEQHAARQNQEQIELDVQRLEMDDAPRRALAQLLYVWACVHADLGYRQGMHELAAFLWKVRADDAQRAQRDARSAGTYPPAVAEARAGNQLPTSLSQDDVQLLLAPDEVEADTFFLVSSLLHRLRPYFGAERTGTPALLKALLHRVDPALAQHLATLQLDWQPILLRWHRLLYLHEFSADEILRLWDALLYADPALELVQYVSVAMVLRQRDVLLSADYGVAMQALMHYAEAHTSSARLVDQAEAMHAAPTPATGASIASENRTEPLPEASVAAKARDRLYELTESGAARLAHLAAFQRREASAPAWSPRAEDRLRSEQRDKDTQRRRAMLSLDDDKAP, from the coding sequence ATGGCGCAGGGTGCAGACGCGgcaccgacgccggccttttgctcgctgcgctggaGGGTATACTGGGGCGACCTTCCGAGCCATACGCCGAGCACATGGAGCGCccaagcggcggcgcagcgacgtgcgTACCGCCATCTATGCGCGACGTTCCGCAagcgtctcgaggcgccTGTGCCGAATGAGCCGCTGGATCCTTTGCAGAGCGGCGCGAAAAACGTGTGGCAGGAGCAGCATGCTGCGCGGCAGAACCAGGAGCAgatcgagctcgacgtgcagcgcctcgagatggacgacgcgccgcgccgcgccctcgcgcagctcctgtACGTGTGGGCGTGCGTGCACGCGGACCTCGGCTACCGCCAAGGGATGCACGAGCTTGCGGCATTTCTGTGGAAGGTGCGCGCGGACGACGCACAGCGCGcacagcgcgacgcgcgctccgccggGACCTATCCGCcagccgtcgccgaggcgcgtgcgggcAACCAGCTGCCCACGTCGCTGAGCCAAGACGACgtgcagctcctgctcgcccccgacgaggtcgaggccgaTACTTTTTTTCTCGTGAGCAgcctgctgcaccgcctgcgcccgtACTTTGGCGCAGAGCGCACCGGGACAccggcgctgctcaaggcgctgctgcaccgcgtcgacccagcgctcgcgcagcacctcgcgacgctgcagctcgactGGCAGCCGATCCTCCTGCGCTGGCACCGCCTGCTCTACCTGCACGAGTTTTCCGCGGACGAGATTTTGCGGTTATGGGACGCGCTGCTGTACGCCGATCCTGCGCTGGAGCTGGTGCAGTACGTGTCGGTAGCCATGGTCCtgcggcagcgcgacgtgctcttATCTGCGGACTATGGCGTGGCAATGCAGGCGTTGATGCACtatgccgaggcgcacacctcgtccgcgcgcctcgtcgaccaggccgaggcgatgcacgccgcaccgacgccggcgaccggcgcgtcgatcgcgAGCGAAAACCGGACCGAGCCGCTGCccgaggcgagcgtcgcagcaaaagcgcgcgaccgcctgTACGAGCTGAccgagagcggcgcggcgcgcctcgcgcacctcgccgcctttcagcggcgcgaggccagCGCCCCTGCGTGGAGTccacgcgccgaggaccgcctgcgcagcgagcagcgcgacaaAGATACccagcgccggcgtgcgATGCTTTCCCTAGACGACGATAAGGCTCCTTAG
- a CDS encoding uncharacterized protein (EggNog:ENOG503P0J7; COG:S) has translation MLSAMRTRPRSVARGALRQATLVEQHPSVARKRHTDAAEVQCAPKKARARTPRRRTPPPPPESITEHVARKTALSVTDLVSPSWCEYAYLYNILAQSHLPLWKRPQSITTPDGNVLTPSWAQLQAREEVLARGTEIHDALEREVQPVELTFRFETPADEWALYVLQFAASLCAARRGRAREVPVLGFVHGRLVRGIVDELRFEKGGVVVSDTKTRHSARLPSEADQMQARLQCMLYKRLIDGLYTGITGTEMPGRDPHAEPVAFAAVAETLRIDLDARLSDAFLQDVAEMIATTATPWHVAQVDGLSLRTAVDLAREALLLLLQDTPMPIGEKLELVYVCRGNAKPLGVEAFADAPDVLQTYLYHLFTLLRGVRRPEGVDVQSTRRCDSCAWREGCEWRAAQASAALERVRPAALPLPVAFASSDDEALWSEFSLDHLVDLQW, from the coding sequence ATGCtctcggcgatgcgcacgcgccctCGCTCGGTGGCGCGGggggcgctgcggcaggcgacgctcgtcgagcagcacccgagcgtcgcgcgcaagaGGCATACAGACGCTGCCGAGGTGCAGTGCGCGCCGAAGaaagcgcgcgcgcgcacgccgcgtcgccgcacgccgccgccgccacccGAGTCGATCACGGAGCATGTCGCACGCAAGACGGCCCTGTCCGTGACCGACCTCGTGTCGCCGTCGTGGTGCGAGTACGCGTACCTGTACAATATCCTCGCGCAGTCGCACCTGCCGCTGTGGAAGCGGCCCCAGTCGATCACCACACCAGACGGCAACGTGCTCACGCCGAGCTGGGCGCAGCTCCAGGCACGCGAAGAGGTCCTCGCGCGGGGCACCGAGATCCACGACgcactcgagcgcgaggtgcagccGGTCGAGCTCACATTCCGCTTCGagacgccggccgacgagtGGGCGCTGTACGTGCTCCAGTTTGCCGCGAGTctctgcgccgcacgccgcggccgcgcacgcgaaGTGCCGGTGCTCGGCTTTGTGCACGGGCGCCTGGTGCGTGGCattgtcgacgagctgcgcttcGAGAAAGGCGGCGTGGTCGTGTCGGATACGAAAACCCGCCATAGCGCGCGGCTGCcgtccgaggccgaccAGATGCAGGCGCGGCTCCAGTGCATGCTGTACAAGCGCCTGATCGACGGGCTGTACACGGGCATCACTGGCACCGAGATGCCGGGGCGCGAtccgcacgccgagccagTCGCATTTGCGGCTgtcgccgagacgctgcgcatcgatctcgacgcgcggctTTCGGACGCGTTCCTCCAGGACGTCGCCGAGATGATTGCGACGACAGCCACGCCGTGGCACGTCGCACAGGTCGACGGCCTatcgctgcgcaccgccgtcgacctcgcgcgcgaggcgctcctcctcctcctccaaGATACCCCCATGCCGATCGGCGAAaagctcgagctggtctATGTGTGCCGCGGCAACGCCAagccgctcggcgtcgaggcgtTTGCGGATGCGCCCGACGTGCTGCAGACCTACCTCTACCACCTCTTTACGCTCCTgcgaggcgtgcgccggccagaaggcgtcgacgtgcagagcacgcgccgctgcgacAGCTGTGCGTGGCGCGAGGGATGCGAatggcgcgcggcgcaagcaagcgcggcgctcgagcgcgtacgcccggcggcgctgccttTGCCGGTGGcgttcgcctcgagcgacgacgaggcgctctggAGCGAGTTTTCGCTCGATCACCTCGTGGATCTACAGTGGTAG
- the hob1 gene encoding BAR adaptor protein Hob1 (EggNog:ENOG503NU0B; COG:U; BUSCO:EOG09262PPU) codes for MKGFAKVMKRTPHIVTSKVGLAAKSTDVEFDHLKRKFEAMERLAHQLTKEATTYLEAAKKMLSSSQLYAQEFSALFHPFGTEYDLERRHPEAVQTLVNLTGYVTYVDDLREALRPEMELIASRVIAPAQELEVMMKGVSKAITKRDHKLIDFDRHNNSYTKLKDKQNRSAKDDQAMFKLEHDCEAAAADYEHHNNLLKSELPRFLDMATRLVTPLFYSFYYMQLNIFYTSMERLQTYAQGKFDLSENNLIAHEHKYALSLQNVVTQLEGLSIQKPTPPSARILQMAKSGQSLSSLPPMKSAAGYPTEPLSSSKPAPAAVGAAPAPAPPPAYPGGAAPAEKAADYVVALYDYTATAAGDLTFKTGDRIEVVERTASTEDWWTGRLNGMQGVFPGNYVRNA; via the exons ATGAAAGGGTTTGCAAAGGTGATGAAGCGGACGCCGCACATTGTCACGTCCAAGGTCGGCTTGGCGGCGAAGTCGACGGACGTGGAGTTTGACCATCTCAAGCGCAAGTTTGAGGCGAtggagcgcctggcgcaccAGCTGACCAAGGAGGCGACGACGTATCTGGAGGCGGCCAAGA AAATGCTCTCGTCGAGCCAGTTGTATGCGCAAGAGTTCAGTGCGCTCTTCCACCCCTTCGGCACTGAGTACGacctggagcgccgccaccccgaggcggtgcagaCGCTGGTCAACCTGACCGGCTACGTGACGTacgtcgacgacctgcgcgaggcgctgcgccccgaGATGGAGCTGATTGCCTCGCGCGTCATTGCCCctgcgcaggagctcgaggtgaTGATGAAAGGCGTGTCGAAGGCGATCACGAAGCGCGACCATAAGCTGATCGACTTTGATCGGCACAACAACTCGTACACCAAGCTCAAGGACAAGCAGAACCGCTCCGCGAAGGACGACCAGGCGATGTtcaagctcgagcacgactgcgaggcggcggccgccgactACGAGCACCACAACAACCTGCTCAAGAGCGAGCTGCCCCGGTTCCTCGACATGGCGACGCGGCTCGTTACGCCGCTTTTTTACTCGTTCTACTACATGCAGCTCAACATCTTTTACACCTCgatggagcgcctgcagacGTACGCGCAAGGCAAGTTTGATCTCTCGGAGAACAACCTCATTGCGCACGAGCACAAGTACGCGCTGAGCCTCCAAAACGTcgtcacgcagctcgaggggCTCTCGATCCAGAAGCCGACGCCCCCTTCGGCGCGCATCCTGCAGATGGCCAAGTCGGGCCAGTCGCTCAGCTCGCTGCCCCCGAtgaagagcgccgcgggctACCCCACCGAGCCGCTCTCCTCGTCCAAGCCCGCCCCGGCCGCGGTGggggcggcgcctgcgcctgcgcccccgCCCGCGTaccccggcggcgcggcgccggcggaaAAGGCGGCCGACTACGTCGTGGCACTGTACGACTAcacggcgaccgccgcgggCGACCTCACGTTCAAGACGGGCGACCGGATCGAGGTTGTggagcgcaccgcgtccacCGAGGACTGGTGGACCGGCCGGCTGAATGGTATGCAAGGCGTGTTCCCAGG CAACTATGTGCGCAACGCCTAG
- a CDS encoding uncharacterized protein (EggNog:ENOG503NV2M; COG:J; BUSCO:EOG09262JZW): protein MADATPPPPPRAEPKPDAGPEKAQAGKDKKAAKELKRERRAAARAQQDGDKPPAPSAPPKGAERKAAPPKGKQGDAPAKAANAPAPAQASLDEDLSNVGVLGDASLFGNVTLPRSARLNASSWSTASARSAIHPAVLSLCHQLSTFAVRGANKRAIAVLRALGEVIADYRTPRGAVLNRDLLTRVSQQVGHIVESRPMNTSTGHAVRFLKYEISVVDANLREDEAKAHLLERIDHFIRDRIIYAAKVIQSHAAGKIHDGDVVLTYAHSSVIEGTLLQAHHQGTKFEVVVIDSRPLFEGRQLAERLLEAGIPTTYGVLSSLSTLLPRASLVLLGTASLLSNGAPYARAGTAMVAMMAHGYHIPVIICCETYKFSDRIQLDSFVVNEAGNCSDLLSHEDKECKTQSKLLTPSECSAQSRLKVVQLMYDVTPPRVSV from the exons ATGgcggacgcgacgccgccgccgccgccgcgcgccgagccgaaGCCCGACGCGGGGCCTGAAAAAGCCCAAGCGGGCAAGGATAAGAAAGCCGCGAAAGAACtcaagcgcgagcgccgtgcggccgcgcgcgcgcagcaggacgGCGACAAGCCCCCGGCGCCCAGCGCCCCCCCTaaaggcgccgagcggaaagcggcgccgcccaaAGGCAAGCAGGGCGATGCGCCTGCCAAGGCCGCGaatgcgcctgcgcccgcccaggcgtcgctcgacgaggacctgtCGAACGTCGGtgtgctcggcgatgcgTCGCTCTTTGGCAACGTGACGCTTCCGCGGAGTGCTCGGCTgaacgcctcgagctggagcACGGCGAGTGCGCGATCTGCGATCCACCCTGCGGTGCTTTCGCTGTGCCACCAGCTCTCTACGTTTGCGGTGCGTGGCGCAAACAAGCGTGCGATTGCCGTGCTCCGTGCGCTGGGCGAGGTGATTGCCGACtaccgcacgccgcgcggcgccgtgctgaACCGCGATCTGCTGACGCGTGTCTCGCAGCAGGTCGGCCACATTGTCGAGTCGCGTCCGATGAATACCAGCACGGGCCACGCGGTGCGTTTCCTCAAGTACGAGATCAGTGTCGTGGACGCGAatctgcgcgaggacgaggcgaaagcgcacctgctcgagcgcatcgatcACTTTATCCGCGACCGTATCATCTATGCGGCCAAGGTCATCCAgtcgcacgccgccggcaAGATCCATGACGGGGACGTCGTGCTGACCTATGCGCACTCGAGCGTGATTGAAGGCACGCTCCTCCAGGCCCACCACCAAGGCACCAAGTTCGAGGTGGTGGTGATCGACTCGCGCCCCCTCTTTGAAGGGCGgcagctggccgagcgcctgctcgaggccggcATCCCCACGACGTACGGCGTgctctcgtcgctctcgacgcTCCTCCCCCGTGCctcgctcgtgctgctcggcaccgcgtcgctcctgtcgaacggcgcgccgtacgcgcgcgccggcacgGCGATGGTCGCCATGATGGCGCACGGCTACCATATCCCCGTGATCATCTGCTGCGAGACGTACAAGTTCAGCGACCGCATCCAGCTCGACAGCTTTGTGGTGAACGAGGCGGGAAACTGCTCCGACCTCCTCTCCCACGAGGACAAGGAGTGCAAAACGCAGAGCAAGCTGctcacgccgagcgagtgCAGCGCGCAGTCAAGGCTCAAGGTCGTGCAGCTGATGTACGACgtgacgccgccgcg AGTGTCGGTGTGA
- the DYN2 gene encoding Dynein light chain (COG:Z; EggNog:ENOG503P45B), with translation MAAPQGTHAGDVPKAVVKNVDMDADMQQAVVEIAADAIVKFALEKDMAAFVKRTVDDQYGPTWHVIVGRSFGSYVTHGTSHG, from the coding sequence atggccgcgccgcaagggACCCACGCGGGGGACGTGCCCAAGGCGGTGGTGAAGAATGTCGATATGGACGCAGACAtgcagcaggcggtcgTCGAGATCGCCGCGGACGCGATCGTCAAGTTTGCACTCGAAAAGGACATGGCTGCGTTTGTCAagcgcacggtcgacgACCAGTACGGGCCGACCTGGCACGTCATTGTCGGCCGCAGCTTTGGCAGCTACGTGACGCACGGTACGTCGCATGGCTAA
- a CDS encoding uncharacterized protein (EggNog:ENOG503NZZT; COG:S) yields the protein MGSGDIPVVDARNPPASAPLPGQGPIPPHRSEARAWEAALQASDALDAVHDALFVVEEMRQEHAALWDAPRAREAGRSNTSTLLLSLDEAVGRLVAAQGLCTGRMDQARALDLDADLAAQWAAVHAHVGAALAELRTDCLLIVLHDVCAQAHRLMDSLESALAQNTGSDEAGRVFETRRAHYVPACRRVLTVLTTTAPACTAPRPHVQPHVDAVHARWAALEPRLDAPPPDLAHAMQTLSLTTPRRPREKRRARDSDVERRWSAGTPSKLPRTPTHVPPVPPLPHGVRTEPRMGRSVSAAVPPRAPRAADAVPERPRPGSVLETRSPSTPGIGKLRRRESMLPRLTTPSDDRPPTPGSRLPRTPGGLRHRASSAHLRGSDSPSVGRATRRYQPSPYDALDIGVARICNARQLAVEHVDGGPDDEYHRYTLLSKTHRPDDAQQVDPRKIHVRVGGGWRELAQWIDAHAL from the exons ATGGGCAGCGGCGACATACCGGTCGTCGACGCACGGAACCCCccagcgagcgcgccgctccctGGGCAAGGGCCGATACCTCCTCACAGaagcgaggcgcgtgcttGGGAGGCGGCTCTGCAGgccagcgacgcgctcgatgcggtgcACGACGCCTTGTTTGTTGTGGAGGAGATGCGGCAGGAGCATGCGGCGCTGTGGgacgcgccccgcgcgcgcgaggcgggccGCAGCAATACAAGCACGCTGCTCCTCtcgctggacgaggcggtgggGCGTCtggtcgccgcgcaaggGCTCTGTACCGGGCGTATGGaccaggcgcgcgcgctcgatctTGACGCGgaccttgcggcgcagtgGGCGGCGGTCCATGCGCATGTcggtgcggcgcttgccgagctgcggACTGACTGCCTGCTGATTGTGCTGCACGACGTGTGTGCGCAGGCACACCGTCTTATGGATAGCCTAGAAAGTGCCTTGGCCCAGAACACGGGATCCGACGAGGCAGGCCGCGTGTTTGagacgcggcgtgcgcactATGTGcctgcgtgccgccgcgtgctcACTGTGCTGACGACGaccgcgcctgcgtgcaccgcgccgcgtcccCACGTCCAGccgcacgtcgacgcggtgcatGCGCGGTGGGCGGCCTTGGAGccccgcctcgacgcgccgccgcccgatttggcgcacgcgatgcagacgctctcgctcacgacgccgcggcgcccccGCGAgaagcggcgtgcgcgcgactcggacgtcgagcgccgctggTCGGCCGGGACGCCGAGCAAGCTGCCGcggacgccgacgcacgtCCCGCCCGTCCCGCCGCTGCcccacggcgtgcgcaccgagccgCGCATGGGCCGCAGCGTGAGTGCGGCGGTGCCGCcacgcgccccgcgcgccgcggacgCGGTGCCCGAGCGCCCCCGGCCCGGCTCGGTGCTCGagacacgctcgccgagcacgcccgGCAT cggcaagctgcggcggcgcgagtcGATGCTCCCCCGGCTtacgacgccgagcgacgaccGCCCGCCGACGCCCGGCAGCCGCCTCCCCCGCACGCCCGGCGGGCTGCGGCatcgcgcgtcgagcgcgcacTTGCGCGGAAGcgactcgccgagcgtcggccgcgcgacgcggcgctaCCAGCCCAGTCcgtacgacgcgctggatatcggcgtcgcgcgtatCTGCAacgcgcggcagctcgcggtcgagcacgtcgacggcggcccCGACGACGAGTACCACCGCTATACCCTCTTGTCGAAAACC CACCGTCCGGACGATGCCCAGCAGGTCGACCCCCGCAAGATCCACGTTCGTGTCGGCGGAGGCtggcgcgagctcgcgcagtgGATcgacgcgcatgcgctcTAA
- the PMS1 gene encoding ATP-binding mismatch repair protein (COG:L; BUSCO:EOG0926213Z; EggNog:ENOG503NV9D), giving the protein MATRIAPLARADVQQITSAQVVPDLRAAVKELVENALDAGATSIEVRFKEHGLESIEVLDNGSGIAKENYATLALKHHTSKLSSFDDLQTVTTLGFRGEALSSLCAVAHVQVLTATQSEVPMGTVLEFDGHGALVSSDKKVARQRGTTVTVTELLKQYPVRRKELEKHVKREYNKAHAMLQAYALITPGVRWASSVSFASGKRTTQLALRSASGERYLQANMTALFGAKTTSQLLPMDLAISLEGVPMRLVGLVSKPAIGSGRSSGDRQYFYLNRRPWDASKLAQVFNQVYKTYNIGQYPCVVANLEVATDQYDVNVSPDKRTILVHQEAPLLEAIRDELDAFFAPTRGVLQVHGPGVGDTRAEVLVGEKKDGRGASEEASEVKPDEQEADEQEADEQELSAPVEEPPAPAETDAASEHETRATPSQRTNVMRSTPPPSTAEKRTATPDQRTAKVAKAGLSISTRDASWSPLRQPSKDTPQGTDMRAQFRRAVEKFAMVNADLPQESSSEEDELESDVPSSQSRRRAPVSQDLEYAESEADEREAMDEDIDGTEASTAGKEVREAQEADETVEGQDTLDEAAVDAPALGEDEASNAPDALDQDEAANAHDTLDDEHEAAVQAAEAQNEVDTLDDPRLPDLATDTLPARPSRDTPNDPLFLGDAEDTLDVPAAPSPIPAPASPRPPPAPSSTLCIDMDVLKAHLSDHSSSSSTPPAPSSLLDGAGFDERDIHRASHALERVIQKTDFGDMHIVGQFNLGFIIARRRLPGPGNTAMDDLFIIDQHAADEKFNYERLQRDTRIHSQRLLAPQPLELAPSDELVAAEHADWLKVNGFEISVDEAKAPGKRVHLLSKPVSKDTVFDVHDFEELLFQLREAPSHARIRCSKVRDMLASRACRKSIMVGSALDMRQMRAVVKHMGEIEQPWNCPHGRPTMRHLASLAPSAPSAHPVRWARLP; this is encoded by the exons ATGGCGACAcgcatcgcgccgctcgcgcgcgcggacgTGCAGCAGATTACCAGCGCGCAGGTCGTTCCGGATCTGCGTGCAGCGGTCAAGGAGCTCGTAGAAAACGCGCTGGACGCAGGTGCGACGAGTATCG AGGTGCGATTCAAAgagcacggcctcgagtcgatcgaggtgctcgacaaCGGCAGCGGAATTGCCAAGGAGAACTATGCGACGCTTGCACTGAAACACCACACGTCGAAACTGTCGTCGTTCGACGACCTGCAGACGGtcacgacgctcggctTCCGTGGCGAGGCTCTTTCGTCGTtgtgcgccgtcgcgcacgtccagGTGCTGACCGCGACGCAGAGCGAGGTGCCCATGGGGACCGTGCTCGAGTTTGATGGCCACGGCGCACTGGTCAGCAGTGACAAAAaggtcgcgcgccagcgGGGGACGACCGTGACCGTGACCGAGCTCCTGAAGCAGTacccggtgcgccgcaaagAGCTCGAGAAGCACGTCAAGCGCGAGTACAACAAGGCACACGCGATGCTCCAGGCGTATGCGCTGATTacgccgggcgtgcgctgggCATCGTCAGTCTCGTTTGCCTCGGGAAAGCGCACCACACAGCTCGccctgcgctcggcaagcggCGAGCGTTACCTCCAAGCCAACATGAccgcgctctttggcgcCAAGACCACGAGCCAGCTCCTTCCAATGGACCTTGCTATTTCGCTAGAGGGCGTGCCGATGCGGCTCGTGGGGCTCGTGTCCAAGCCGGCGATTGGGTcggggcgcagcagcggcgatCGGCAGTACTTTTACCTGAACCGCCGGCCGTGGGACGCAAgcaagctcgcgcaggtgtTTAATCAGGTGTACAAGACGTACAATATCGGGCAGTACCCGTGCGTCGTGGCCAACTTGGAGGTCGCAACCGACCAGTACGACGTGAATGTGAGCCCGGATAAGCGCACGATCCTCGTGCACCaggaggcgccgctcctcgaggcgatTCGG GATGAGCTCGATGCATTTTTCGCGCCGACACGCGGTGTGCTCCAGGTGCATGGGCCGGGTGTGGGCGATACGAGAGCCGAGGTGCTGGTGGGGGAGAAGAAGGACGGCAGAGGAGCGAGTGAGGAGGCGAGCGAGGTAAAGCCGGACGAGCAGGAagccgacgagcaggaaGCCGACGAGCAAGAGCTTTCCGCGCCTGTAGAGGAGcctcctgcgcctgcagaGACAGATGCGGCTTCCGAACACGAGACACGAGCCACGCCAAGCCAGCGCACCAACGTCATGCGCAGTACGCCCCCGCCGTCCACCGCCGAAaagcgcacggcgacgccCGACCAGCGCACAGCCAAGGTGGCCAAGGCGGGGCTGAGCATATCGACGCGCGATGCCTCATGGTCGCCGTTGCGTCAACCTAGTAAAGATACCCCGCAAGGCACAGATATGCGAGCCCAATtccggcgtgccgtcgaAAAGTTTGCCATGGTCAATGCCGATTTGCCGCAAGAGAGCTCGAGCGAAgaggacgagctcgagtcggACGTCCCTTCGAGTcagtcgcgccgccgtgcgcctgTTTCACAGGACTTGGAGTacgccgagagcgaggcggacgaaCGTGAAGCTATGGACGAAGATATCGACGGTACCGAGGCCAGCACAGCTGGAAAAGAGGTCAGAGAGGCCCAGGAAGCAGACGAAACTGTCGAGGGCCAagacacgctcgacgaggctgCTGTCGATGCCCCGGCCCtgggcgaggacgaggctAGCAATGCCCCCGACGCGCTAGACCAAGACGAAGCTGCCAATGCCCACGATACACTTGACGACGAACACGAGGCTGCAGTGCAAGCCGCCGAAGCACAAAACGAGGTCGatacgctcgacgaccctCGCTTGCCAGATTTGGCCACGGACACACTGCCTGCACGCCCCTCTCGCGATACCCCCAACGACCCGCTGTTTTTGGGCGACGCAGAGGATACTCTCGACGTCCCTGCCGCGCCATCGCCCATAccagcgccggcgtccCCGCGCCCCCCACCCGcgccctcgtcgacgcTGTGCATCGACATGGACGTGCTCAAAGCACACCTCTCCGACCattcgtcgtcgtcgtccacgCCCCCCGCCCCCTCGTCCTTGCTGGACGGCGCCGGATTTGACGAGCGCGATATCCACCGTGCGTCGCATGCGCTTGAGCGTGTGATCCAAAAGACCGACTTTGGCGACATGCACATTGTCGGCCAATTCAATCTCGGCTTTATCATCGCCCGCCGTCGCCTGCCTGGCCCCGGCAACACCGCGATGGACGATCTGTTTATTATTGaccagcacgccgccgacgaaAAGTTCAACTacgagcgtctgcagcgcgatACGCGTATCCACAgccagcgcctgctcgcccCCCAGCCCCTGGAactcgcgccgagcgacgagctggtcgctgccgagcacgccgactGGCTCAAGGTCAACGGTTTCGAGATCAGCGTCGACGAAGCCAAAGCGCCTGGCAAGCGCGTGCACCTCCTCTCCAAGCCCGTGTCCAAAGACACGGTGTTTGACGTGCACGACTTTGAAGAGCTCCTATtccagctgcgcgaggccccGAGCCACGCGCGTATCCGCTGCAGCAAGGTGCGGGATATGctcgcgagccgcgcgtgccgcaaGAGCATCATGGTCGGCTCTGCGCTCGACATGCGCCAGATGCGCGCGGTCGTTAAGCACATGGGCGAGATCGAACAGCCGTGGAACTGCCCGCATGGCCGCCCGACGATGCGCCACCTCGCGAGCCTCGCGCCAAGCGCGCCCTCCGCGCACCCCGTCCGCTGGGCACGCTTGCCATAG